The following proteins come from a genomic window of Candidatus Bipolaricaulis sibiricus:
- a CDS encoding Glycerol-3-phosphate ABC transporter, permease protein UgpE — MTRRSRRPRNIAAHLVLLVGVAVMVFPVYMAFIGSTHDAATIGRGRLPLTPGGHLAENYIQAWVYGTGERVSGTPVRVMMANSLVMAIVIAVGKISVSLLAAYAVVFFRFPGRMFFFWLIFITLMLPLEVRIIPSYKVVSDFGLLNTLAGLTIPLMVSATGTLLFRQVFMTIPKELLDAAKIDGAGPMRCLWSIILPLGRPSIAALFVILFVYGWNQYLWPLLITTERKMDTIVIGIVKMLGTSESLMDWNLVMATTVMAMAVPVTVVILLQRWLVKGLVETEK; from the coding sequence ATGACCCGGCGGAGTCGCCGTCCGCGGAACATCGCTGCCCATTTGGTCCTTCTGGTGGGCGTGGCCGTCATGGTGTTTCCGGTCTACATGGCCTTCATCGGCTCGACCCACGACGCGGCGACCATTGGGCGCGGTCGGCTCCCGCTGACGCCCGGGGGGCACCTGGCGGAGAACTACATCCAGGCTTGGGTGTACGGCACAGGGGAGCGGGTCAGCGGGACACCGGTTCGGGTGATGATGGCCAACTCGCTGGTCATGGCGATCGTCATCGCCGTGGGGAAGATCAGCGTCTCGCTGCTGGCGGCCTACGCCGTGGTGTTCTTCCGGTTCCCCGGGCGGATGTTCTTCTTCTGGCTCATCTTCATCACCTTGATGCTCCCGCTCGAAGTCCGCATCATCCCGAGCTACAAGGTGGTGTCAGACTTTGGGCTCCTCAACACCCTGGCCGGGCTCACCATTCCGCTGATGGTGTCTGCCACTGGTACCTTGCTGTTTCGCCAGGTGTTCATGACGATCCCCAAGGAGCTCCTCGACGCGGCCAAGATCGACGGGGCCGGTCCCATGCGCTGCCTGTGGTCGATCATCCTGCCCCTGGGCCGACCCAGCATCGCCGCCCTGTTCGTGATCCTGTTCGTGTACGGGTGGAACCAGTACCTGTGGCCGCTTCTGATCACGACGGAGCGGAAGATGGACACGATCGTGATCGGCATCGTGAAGATGCTCGGGACCTCGGAGTCGTTGATGGACTGGAACCTCGTGATGGCGACCACGGTGATGGCGATGGCGGTGCCGGTCACGGTGGTCATCCTCCTCCAGCGGTGGCTGGTGAAGGGACTGGTGGAGACCGAGAAGTGA
- a CDS encoding Potassium efflux system KefA protein / Small-conductance mechanosensitive channel, with protein sequence MTFLHEAFAYNEVWVWFVALGIFIGTFALLRLLKWTAHRRLKALRDRTQGDLPRLVVNLIRSTSTLFLVVVALFAAAQALTLPPGVGEAIATLALIAFLFQCAGWGARGITHWVNRTVKYKLEEEKDAASATSLNAVAFLGKIALWTVALLLALDNLGIDITALVTGLGIAGIAVALALQNILSDLFASISIVVDKPFLVGDFIVVGEMRGTVQRIGLKTTRIRSLTGEQVVVANSELLRQRIHNYKQMQERRATFSFGVVYSTPPDQLAAIPALVREVVEAQPHTRFDRAHFKEYGEYALAFEVVYWMLRPDYNLYMDTQQAINLELYRRFAAAGIHFAYPTHTVYIHPPSENDHGR encoded by the coding sequence ATGACCTTCCTCCACGAGGCGTTCGCCTACAACGAGGTATGGGTCTGGTTCGTTGCGTTGGGGATCTTCATCGGGACCTTCGCCCTCCTCCGGCTCCTCAAGTGGACGGCGCACAGGCGCCTGAAGGCCCTCCGAGACCGAACACAAGGGGACCTGCCTCGCCTCGTGGTCAACCTGATCCGCAGCACCAGCACGCTGTTCCTTGTCGTCGTCGCCCTGTTCGCGGCTGCCCAAGCCCTGACGCTCCCTCCGGGTGTGGGTGAGGCCATCGCCACGCTCGCCCTGATCGCGTTCTTGTTCCAATGCGCGGGGTGGGGCGCGCGGGGAATCACGCACTGGGTGAACCGTACAGTCAAGTACAAGCTCGAGGAGGAGAAGGACGCCGCTTCCGCCACCAGCCTCAACGCCGTGGCGTTCCTGGGAAAGATCGCCCTGTGGACCGTGGCCCTCCTCCTTGCCCTCGACAACCTCGGCATCGACATCACCGCCCTCGTGACCGGGCTTGGAATCGCCGGGATCGCGGTCGCGCTTGCCCTGCAGAACATCCTGAGCGACCTGTTCGCCTCCATCTCGATCGTCGTGGACAAGCCGTTCCTCGTTGGCGACTTCATCGTGGTCGGGGAAATGCGAGGCACGGTACAGCGGATCGGACTCAAGACGACGCGGATCCGCAGCCTCACAGGAGAACAGGTCGTGGTCGCCAACTCGGAGCTACTCCGCCAGCGGATCCACAACTACAAGCAGATGCAGGAGCGGCGCGCGACGTTCAGCTTCGGTGTGGTGTACAGCACCCCCCCGGACCAACTGGCTGCCATCCCGGCCCTGGTGCGGGAGGTCGTCGAAGCTCAACCCCACACACGGTTCGACCGGGCTCATTTCAAGGAGTACGGGGAGTACGCCCTCGCGTTCGAAGTGGTATACTGGATGCTGCGCCCTGACTACAACCTATACATGGACACGCAACAGGCGATCAACCTCGAGCTGTACCGGCGGTTTGCCGCGGCGGGGATCCACTTCGCGTACCCCACGCACACCGTGTACATTCACCCCCCCTCGGAGAACGACCATGGACGGTGA
- a CDS encoding Phosphoenolpyruvate carboxykinase [ATP] produces the protein MDGERAAESALHSHPNVREDPARRELIAEAIARREAWVSTSGALATWTQSESTGRRPQDTYLVDHPQIHGEIDWTSPYCHPMPPATFELLLADAWNALRAKPRLFAMRRALGADPAYALPVQVITDRALTALFADNMFRPVPKGAERSVFADRPFTLLALPHDKLDPAKYAGHLRLDPERGQTSNLAVAIDLHHRVGIVYGSAYLGSVKKLMFTVMNFLLPPLGVLPLHGAANVGSDGTSALFLGLSGTGKTSLSSDPERALLGDDEHGWNEHGIFNFEWGCYAKMIGLDPDKEPDIYRAVMRPAPPEEHGAIVENAFITPDGRFDFHDRRLTENSRASYPLSFIRNADPTGRAGHPRAMILLTADAHGVLPPVARLEPDQAKLWFLMGYTSVLAGTETGVVEPRSTFSRFFGAPFMPRLPHAYTDLLGVYLDRYQTEVWLVNTGWSGGAYGSGARIDIRLTRRMVRAALSGELDRADFNLDRRFRVWVPTSCPGVPAEILCPEEAWTDKAAYARRADLLASHFAQEYEKSFAKLGISPRVAAQCPGRP, from the coding sequence ATGGACGGTGAGCGGGCAGCCGAGAGTGCTCTGCACTCCCATCCCAACGTTCGAGAAGACCCGGCCCGTCGGGAGTTGATCGCGGAGGCCATCGCTCGGCGCGAGGCCTGGGTTAGCACATCGGGTGCGCTCGCCACGTGGACGCAGTCCGAATCCACGGGCCGTCGGCCCCAGGACACCTATCTCGTGGACCATCCCCAGATCCACGGCGAGATCGACTGGACATCGCCCTATTGCCACCCGATGCCCCCCGCCACGTTTGAACTGCTCCTTGCCGACGCATGGAACGCCCTCCGGGCCAAGCCCCGTCTGTTCGCGATGCGACGGGCGTTGGGCGCCGATCCTGCGTACGCGCTTCCTGTCCAGGTCATCACCGATCGGGCGCTCACCGCCCTGTTCGCGGACAACATGTTCCGCCCGGTTCCGAAAGGGGCCGAGAGGTCGGTGTTCGCGGATCGCCCGTTCACACTCCTTGCTCTTCCCCACGACAAACTCGACCCCGCCAAGTACGCCGGTCACCTACGGCTCGATCCGGAGCGCGGTCAGACCTCGAACCTGGCCGTGGCCATCGACCTGCACCACCGCGTGGGGATCGTGTACGGGTCAGCGTACCTGGGGTCGGTGAAGAAGCTCATGTTCACGGTGATGAACTTCCTCCTCCCCCCGCTCGGCGTCCTGCCCCTGCACGGGGCGGCCAACGTAGGCTCAGACGGAACCTCGGCCCTGTTCCTCGGCCTGTCGGGCACGGGGAAGACATCTCTGTCTTCCGACCCAGAGCGAGCCCTGCTTGGCGACGATGAGCATGGCTGGAACGAACACGGGATCTTCAACTTCGAGTGGGGCTGCTACGCGAAGATGATCGGCCTCGATCCGGACAAGGAGCCGGACATCTACCGGGCGGTGATGCGTCCCGCGCCGCCGGAGGAGCACGGGGCGATCGTGGAGAACGCGTTCATCACCCCCGACGGACGCTTCGACTTCCACGATCGGCGCCTGACGGAGAACTCGCGCGCTTCGTACCCTCTGTCGTTCATCCGCAACGCTGATCCCACCGGACGAGCCGGGCACCCCCGGGCGATGATCCTCCTCACCGCTGACGCACACGGTGTGCTCCCCCCCGTCGCCCGTCTCGAGCCCGACCAGGCCAAGCTGTGGTTCCTCATGGGGTACACAAGCGTCTTGGCCGGGACCGAGACCGGGGTCGTCGAGCCGCGGTCCACGTTCTCGCGGTTCTTCGGGGCACCGTTCATGCCCCGTCTACCCCACGCGTACACCGACCTGCTCGGGGTGTACCTCGATCGGTATCAGACCGAGGTCTGGCTCGTCAACACCGGGTGGTCGGGAGGGGCCTACGGGAGCGGGGCGCGGATCGACATCCGCCTCACCCGGCGCATGGTACGGGCAGCGCTATCCGGCGAGCTCGATCGGGCCGACTTCAACCTCGACCGTCGGTTCCGGGTATGGGTTCCGACCTCCTGCCCCGGCGTGCCCGCCGAGATCCTCTGCCCGGAGGAGGCGTGGACCGACAAGGCCGCGTACGCGCGGCGAGCGGACCTTCTCGCCAGCCACTTCGCTCAGGAGTACGAGAAGTCGTTCGCGAAGCTCGGGATCAGTCCCCGCGTGGCCGCCCAGTGCCCAGGCCGACCGTAA
- a CDS encoding (R)-2-hydroxyacid dehydrogenase, similar to L-sulfolactate dehydrogenase has protein sequence MIAVVDNTVRVGVEVLRAFMRDVFVGVGTAPADAEICANVLIASDLHGIESHGVSRLKMYYDWIKKGIISPQVRFEVVREGPTTAVVDAHTSLGHPVAHRAMELAIAKARRYGLGAVAVRNSSHYGIAGYYARMAAEAGMIGLSFTNARPSVAPTFGVEPMLGTNPIAFACPTDEPFPFLFDAATSITQRGKIEVLAREGKPTPAGWVIDREGNLATDTREILQGIPHELYALLPLGGAGEEMGGHKGYGLATMVEILCAGLSSGAFLWALSGMDKDGKPRPHRLGHFFLAVGIEHFVPVEEFTKTVGGILRELRAAAKAPGEERIYTAGEKGHAREERIRAEGVPVTPSLQAELRAIRDELGLDRDRLPF, from the coding sequence GTGATTGCTGTGGTGGACAACACGGTACGGGTAGGGGTGGAAGTGCTGCGCGCGTTCATGCGGGACGTGTTCGTCGGGGTCGGCACGGCGCCCGCCGATGCGGAGATCTGCGCGAACGTCCTCATCGCGTCCGACCTTCACGGAATCGAGTCCCATGGGGTGTCGCGCCTCAAGATGTACTACGACTGGATCAAGAAGGGGATCATCTCGCCCCAGGTCCGGTTCGAGGTCGTGCGCGAGGGCCCGACCACGGCCGTGGTGGACGCCCACACCAGCCTCGGCCACCCGGTCGCCCACCGGGCGATGGAGCTCGCGATCGCCAAGGCGCGCCGGTACGGGCTGGGGGCAGTGGCCGTGCGCAACTCGTCCCACTACGGAATCGCCGGGTACTACGCCCGGATGGCGGCCGAGGCGGGGATGATCGGGCTCTCGTTCACGAACGCTCGCCCCTCGGTCGCGCCCACGTTCGGGGTCGAGCCGATGCTGGGGACGAACCCGATCGCCTTCGCCTGCCCCACTGACGAGCCGTTCCCGTTTCTGTTCGACGCTGCGACCTCGATCACCCAGCGGGGGAAGATCGAGGTCCTGGCGCGGGAGGGGAAGCCAACCCCGGCCGGGTGGGTGATCGATCGGGAAGGGAACCTCGCCACGGACACCCGGGAGATCCTGCAGGGCATCCCCCACGAGCTCTACGCCCTCCTCCCGCTCGGCGGGGCGGGGGAGGAGATGGGCGGGCACAAGGGGTACGGCCTGGCGACGATGGTCGAGATCCTGTGCGCGGGGCTTTCTTCGGGCGCGTTCCTGTGGGCGCTGTCGGGGATGGACAAGGACGGCAAACCGAGGCCCCATCGGTTGGGACACTTCTTCCTCGCGGTGGGAATCGAGCACTTCGTCCCCGTGGAGGAGTTCACGAAGACGGTGGGGGGGATCCTGCGCGAGCTGCGCGCCGCGGCCAAGGCCCCCGGGGAGGAGCGGATCTACACCGCCGGGGAGAAGGGGCATGCCCGCGAGGAGCGGATCCGCGCGGAGGGGGTCCCGGTCACCCCCTCCCTCCAGGCCGAACTGCGGGCGATCCGGGACGAGCTCGGGCTCGACCGGGACCGGCTCCCGTTCTAG
- a CDS encoding Glycerophosphoryl diester phosphodiesterase codes for MRHGTPARGSTPSPVVAVVWRAVAVLAALATFPYWGAGEGGAVGRVLVVAHRGARSVAPENTLAAARRAAELGADGWELDVQLTKDGQLVLVHDADLTRTTNAREVFPERAPWRVGDFTLDEIRTLDAGSWFVRDDPFGTVRSGEVSADEAQAYVGERIPTLGEALALSAELGLWVNIELKGTPYAPLSASGRAMVDGVVAVVRELGLVDRVLVSSFDHERIRYLKDVAPEIPAALLTTVLPLGTVDYARTRGADAVNPSVDAYTAAWGRQLQEAGLGVFVWTVNAPEALARLAGDPAVTGIITDWPQRLRPLVDREP; via the coding sequence GTGAGGCACGGGACGCCAGCCAGGGGGTCCACGCCGTCGCCGGTGGTGGCCGTGGTGTGGCGAGCTGTGGCCGTCCTGGCGGCGCTGGCGACTTTCCCGTACTGGGGTGCAGGGGAGGGAGGAGCTGTGGGCAGGGTACTCGTGGTCGCCCACCGCGGCGCTCGGTCGGTGGCGCCAGAGAACACGCTTGCCGCGGCGCGGCGGGCGGCCGAGCTCGGGGCGGACGGATGGGAGCTCGACGTCCAGCTCACGAAGGACGGGCAGCTGGTCCTCGTTCACGATGCGGACCTGACACGGACGACGAACGCTCGAGAGGTGTTCCCGGAGCGAGCCCCGTGGCGGGTGGGGGACTTCACCCTCGACGAGATCCGAACGCTCGACGCGGGGTCGTGGTTCGTGCGCGACGACCCGTTCGGCACCGTTCGATCGGGTGAGGTCTCGGCGGACGAGGCGCAGGCGTACGTGGGGGAGCGGATACCGACCCTTGGCGAGGCCTTGGCGCTCTCGGCCGAACTCGGCCTGTGGGTGAACATCGAGTTGAAGGGGACCCCGTACGCGCCGTTGTCGGCCTCGGGTCGAGCGATGGTCGACGGAGTGGTGGCAGTGGTCCGCGAGCTGGGGCTCGTGGACCGGGTCCTCGTGTCGTCGTTCGACCACGAACGGATTCGGTACCTGAAGGACGTCGCCCCGGAGATCCCAGCCGCGCTCCTGACCACGGTTCTGCCGCTGGGCACGGTGGACTACGCGCGCACGCGGGGAGCCGATGCCGTGAACCCCAGCGTTGACGCCTACACCGCGGCGTGGGGACGCCAGCTCCAGGAGGCGGGTCTGGGCGTATTCGTGTGGACGGTCAACGCTCCCGAGGCTCTGGCCCGGCTGGCTGGAGATCCCGCGGTGACGGGGATCATCACCGACTGGCCGCAGCGGCTGAGGCCCCTCGTCGACCGGGAGCCATGA
- a CDS encoding Phosphoglycolate phosphatase has translation MVRWPGSDARQSDLMAATRGVDGYILDLDGTVYRGDRAVPGAGEAIAALRGRGRRVVFASNNPLRSRAEYARKLTRLGIAATEGDVVTSSWVAARHLAAWAPGAKVLPVGERALREELEGVGLRPVSEGDTAEWVIAAFDRTLTYAKLNAAFQALRRGARFVATNPDRSCPVEGGEVPDAAGVIAFLEATSGRSVEEVFGKPSPRMVEAALGLLGLPPQRCIMAGDRLETDVVMAKNAGMRAVLVLTGVTSRASLGSGEVRPDHVLASIAELPDLDRELNKG, from the coding sequence GTGGTGCGGTGGCCGGGCAGTGACGCCCGGCAGAGCGACCTGATGGCCGCGACCCGGGGTGTCGACGGGTACATCCTGGACCTCGATGGCACGGTGTACCGCGGGGACCGTGCCGTGCCTGGAGCGGGGGAGGCGATCGCGGCGCTGCGAGGCCGCGGACGGCGGGTGGTGTTCGCCTCCAACAACCCTCTCCGCTCGCGGGCGGAGTACGCCCGCAAGCTCACCCGACTGGGGATCGCGGCCACGGAGGGTGACGTCGTCACCTCGTCGTGGGTCGCGGCGCGCCACCTCGCCGCGTGGGCGCCGGGAGCCAAGGTCCTTCCGGTCGGGGAGCGCGCGCTGAGGGAGGAACTGGAAGGCGTGGGCCTCCGGCCTGTGTCGGAGGGAGACACGGCGGAGTGGGTGATCGCGGCGTTCGACCGCACGCTCACCTACGCCAAGCTCAACGCGGCGTTCCAGGCCCTCCGCCGCGGGGCGCGGTTCGTGGCCACGAACCCCGATCGCAGTTGCCCGGTGGAGGGGGGGGAGGTGCCCGACGCGGCGGGGGTGATCGCCTTTCTCGAGGCCACGTCCGGCCGGAGTGTCGAGGAGGTGTTCGGCAAGCCCTCCCCGCGGATGGTTGAGGCAGCCCTCGGCCTCCTTGGGCTCCCCCCGCAGCGGTGCATCATGGCCGGGGACCGTCTGGAAACGGACGTCGTGATGGCGAAGAACGCGGGAATGCGGGCGGTCCTCGTCCTCACGGGCGTGACGTCACGGGCGAGCCTGGGGAGCGGCGAAGTACGGCCGGACCACGTGCTGGCGAGCATCGCCGAGCTTCCCGATTTGGATCGCGAACTGAACAAGGGGTGA
- a CDS encoding Glycerol-3-phosphate ABC transporter, permease protein UgpA: MKGHATFSNKLLPYLLVAPQIVVTGLFFVWPAAQAIYQSLLRSDPFGLHTRFVGLDNFRALFADPYYLGSIRLSFLFSGAVALAAISVSLLLAVMAHKPIRGARVYKTLLIWPYALAPAMAAVLWLFLFQPSIGILAQALQHAGIGWNYTLHGGQALLLVILASVWKQVSYNFIFFLAGLQAIPKSLIEAAKVDGATSRRAFWSVVFPLLAPTTFFLVVMNTVYAFFDTFGAIDALTKGGPGKATETMVYKLYVDGFKNFRLNSSAAQSVILMALVILLTAFQFKFIERRVHYV, translated from the coding sequence GTGAAGGGACACGCGACGTTCTCCAACAAGCTCCTTCCCTACCTGCTGGTGGCGCCGCAGATTGTGGTCACCGGCCTGTTCTTCGTGTGGCCGGCAGCGCAGGCGATCTATCAGTCGCTGCTGCGCTCGGACCCGTTCGGACTGCACACGAGGTTCGTCGGCTTGGACAACTTCCGGGCACTGTTCGCGGATCCATACTACCTCGGATCCATCCGGCTCTCGTTCCTGTTCTCCGGCGCAGTGGCGCTGGCGGCGATCAGCGTGTCCCTGTTGCTGGCCGTGATGGCTCACAAGCCGATCCGCGGGGCTCGGGTGTACAAGACCCTTCTCATCTGGCCCTACGCCCTCGCGCCTGCGATGGCGGCCGTGTTGTGGCTGTTCCTGTTCCAGCCGTCGATCGGGATTCTGGCTCAGGCGTTGCAGCACGCCGGGATCGGGTGGAACTACACCCTTCACGGAGGGCAGGCGCTTCTGCTCGTGATCCTGGCCTCGGTGTGGAAGCAGGTGAGCTACAACTTCATCTTCTTCCTCGCCGGGCTGCAGGCGATCCCGAAGTCCCTCATCGAGGCGGCCAAGGTGGACGGGGCGACGTCCCGCCGAGCGTTCTGGTCCGTCGTGTTCCCCCTGCTGGCGCCCACGACGTTCTTCCTGGTGGTCATGAACACGGTGTACGCGTTTTTCGACACGTTCGGGGCGATCGATGCGTTGACCAAGGGCGGACCGGGCAAGGCCACCGAGACCATGGTCTACAAGCTGTACGTGGACGGGTTCAAGAACTTCCGCCTCAACAGCTCGGCAGCCCAGTCGGTGATTCTGATGGCTCTCGTGATCCTGCTGACGGCGTTTCAGTTCAAGTTCATCGAGCGCCGCGTCCACTATGTGTAA
- a CDS encoding Glycerol-3-phosphate ABC transporter, substrate-binding protein UgpB — MRLRKLIGVAVLALAVGAVGMGQKVEIEFWHAATGALAAALTEVVNGFNASQDTYVVNPVYKGSYAETMSAAIAAFRAGQPPHIVQVFEVGTATMMAATGAIYPVYQLMADTGTPFDPDIYIAPVKGYYSSADGKMISMPFNSSSALLWYNKDAFRAAGLDPDNPPRTWAEVRTAAKAIVDAGAAKMGLATSWLTWIQFEQFAALHDLPFATKSNGFEGMDAVLALDHPLFVRHVQTLMDMQAEGSFTYAGRDSAPDALFGSGEAAMLMASSALRARVMREAQFEWGVTYLPYYDDFIAEPKNSIIGGASLWAMRRPGATAQQYQGVAAFFAYLSEAANDAKWHIMTGYVPITLGGYEAAKAQGYYEQNPGADLAILQLARPNPTPNTKGLRLGNLPAIRVVIYEEVEKALQGQQTAQQAMANAVRRGNELLREFEAIYK; from the coding sequence ATGCGGTTGCGAAAACTGATCGGGGTTGCTGTGCTGGCCTTGGCCGTTGGGGCTGTGGGGATGGGCCAGAAGGTGGAGATCGAGTTCTGGCACGCGGCGACGGGCGCCCTTGCTGCCGCACTCACCGAAGTGGTGAACGGGTTCAACGCTTCCCAGGACACGTACGTCGTGAACCCCGTGTACAAGGGTTCCTACGCCGAGACGATGTCGGCGGCGATCGCCGCGTTCCGCGCCGGCCAGCCGCCGCACATCGTGCAGGTCTTCGAGGTGGGCACGGCAACGATGATGGCGGCCACGGGAGCGATCTATCCGGTGTACCAGCTGATGGCCGACACGGGGACTCCGTTCGACCCGGACATCTACATCGCCCCGGTGAAGGGGTACTACAGCTCGGCCGACGGGAAGATGATCTCGATGCCGTTCAACAGCTCGAGCGCGCTCCTGTGGTACAACAAGGACGCGTTCCGGGCCGCCGGGCTCGACCCGGACAACCCGCCGCGGACCTGGGCCGAGGTGCGGACGGCGGCCAAGGCGATCGTAGACGCGGGAGCAGCGAAGATGGGGTTGGCCACATCGTGGCTCACCTGGATCCAGTTCGAGCAGTTCGCTGCGCTGCACGACCTCCCGTTCGCCACGAAGTCCAACGGGTTCGAAGGGATGGACGCGGTCCTGGCGCTCGATCATCCGCTGTTCGTTCGTCATGTGCAGACCCTGATGGACATGCAGGCCGAAGGGTCGTTCACCTACGCCGGCCGCGACTCCGCGCCGGATGCCCTGTTCGGATCCGGTGAGGCGGCGATGCTCATGGCCTCGTCGGCCCTCCGCGCCCGCGTGATGCGGGAGGCGCAGTTCGAGTGGGGTGTGACCTACCTACCGTACTACGACGATTTCATCGCCGAACCGAAGAACTCGATCATCGGCGGGGCGTCGCTGTGGGCGATGCGGCGGCCGGGGGCCACGGCGCAGCAGTATCAGGGTGTGGCAGCCTTCTTCGCCTACCTCAGCGAGGCGGCCAACGACGCGAAGTGGCACATCATGACCGGGTACGTCCCGATCACGTTGGGGGGATACGAGGCGGCGAAGGCTCAGGGTTACTATGAGCAGAATCCTGGAGCCGACCTTGCCATCCTTCAGCTCGCGCGTCCGAACCCCACCCCGAACACCAAGGGCTTGCGCCTGGGCAACTTGCCAGCGATCCGTGTTGTGATCTACGAAGAGGTCGAGAAGGCCCTTCAGGGTCAGCAGACGGCGCAGCAGGCGATGGCCAATGCGGTGCGGCGGGGGAACGAGCTCCTCCGCGAGTTCGAGGCGATCTACAAGTAG